One segment of Channa argus isolate prfri chromosome 17, Channa argus male v1.0, whole genome shotgun sequence DNA contains the following:
- the LOC137102373 gene encoding rho-associated protein kinase 2-like isoform X3, which produces MLGAESRLESRLQKLESLVRNPQSALNLETLLDSVNALAHDLNYPVLRKNKNIEAFLNRYEKAVDQLRELQVKLEDFEKVKLIGRGAYGEVQLVRHKASQKVYAMKKLSKFEMIKRSDSAFFWEERHIMAFSNSPWIVQLCCAFQDDRHLYMVMEFMAGGDLVTLTMNYDIPEKWACFYTAEVVLALDAIHSMGFIHRDVKPDNMLLDQQGHLKLADFGTCMRMDTTGMVRCDTAVGTPDYISPEVLQSQGGEGYYGRECDWWSVGVFIYELLVGETPFYAESLVGTYGKIMNHKNSLIFPDDVEMSQDAKDLICAFLTDRKVRLGRTGVDEIKCHPFFKNDQWTFDNIRETVAPVVPELSSDIDTSNFDNIELDKGDVETFSPPKAFVGYQLPFVGFTYFKEDQLLKGNNKCSVENLENCKENSEKKEHCSESKKELQEKINRLEEQLDHEMQAKDDLEHKCKNATNRLDKLVKELDNEMNSRQRVEASLRQLERERALLQHQSTENLRKVEIETDRKRSLENELNNLRDQLEDLRKKNQNSHISNEKNIQLQKQLEEANTLIKAEQEEAERLKKSQADLQKQVQNLEVSLRDLQEKCSQLENTKMELEKQVMGLQAELDEERRDRNLGTETITDLQGQVSVLEEELKEVKSTLSTIQSEKKQLQVKLSDLEKEKSNQEIDLTFKLKSLQQSLEQEEAEHKATRAKLADKHKIYQSIEEAKSEALKEMECTLQEERSLKLQLESKLLQVEKNHSMLDCDYKQAQHKLEELQAQKDKLSEEIENLILRLEQETQKRNLSQNDLKMQNQQMSVLRSSEKQLKQELNHLLDMKQNLEKQNQELRREAQVADGHLKEMKDQLEAEQYFTTLYKTQIRELKDECDEKNKLYQESQQQLAEYQDERESLAAQLEDSLTKADSEQLARSIAEEQYSNLEKEKIMKELEIKDMMARHKQELSEKEATISSLEESNRTLTVDVANLASEKEELNNQLKEMQQQLHKAKEEEKQLNSLKLSFEKHLQNERTLKIQAVNKLAEVMNRRETVRGGHRTIDTEVHRKEKENRKLQLELRAEKEKLNSTIFKYQKELMEMQAVIAEENQVRQELQMALDSKDSDIEQLRSQLTTLSVHSLDSTSISSGNDLDISDGYPVRITHSRTSESMSFTYQRTHKSVCVDTRPNLHSARPLFDSDSEDEECDGQVEQGHRPLALTYEQPTDTESADSRLEGWISLPTKNTKRFGWDKKYVVVSSKKILFYNSELDREQANPFMTLEIDKLFHVRPVTQTDVYRADAREIQRIFQILYANEGESKREQEVVVEPTPFSDRPSYISHKGHEFILTLYHFPSSCEVCTRPLWNVFKPPPALECRCCHTKYHKDHLDRMEEVIVPCKVNYDMSTAKELLLLTNSPEEQQRWVSHLLKRIPKKNPTMSSPPAGHSSPPEAALLSSPRISPRPSPRSSPQMASHRGAIKIQSTRQQQSSGKTS; this is translated from the exons ACGAAAAGGCGGTGGATCAGCTGCGAGAGCTGCAGGTGAAGCTCGAGGACTTTGAAAAGGTTAAGCTGATCGGGAGGGGAGCCTATGGAGAAGTGCAGCTG GTCCGTCACAAGGCCTCTCAGAAAGTTTATGCCATGAAGAAGCTCAGCAAGTTCGAAATGATCAAAAGGTCGGACTCTGCCTTCTTCTGGGAGGAGAGGCACATCATGGCCTTTTCTAACAGCCCCTGGATTGTCCAG CTGTGCTGTGCTTTCCAAGACGACCGGCACCTCTATATGGTGATGGAGTTCATGGCAGGAGGTGACTTGGTTACACTCACCATGAACTATGACATACCAGAAAAATGGGCTTGTTTCTACACTGCTGAAGTAGTGCTGGCGCTGGACGCTATCCACTCCATGGGCTTCATCCACCGCGACGTTAAACCTGACAACATGCTGCTGGACCAACAGGGACACCTCAAGCTGGCAGACTTTGGCACATGCATGAGGATGGACACA ACAGGCATGGTGCGCTGCGACACAGCTGTAGGCACACCAGACTACATCTCCCCAGAGGTGCTGCAGTCTCAGGGTGGTGAAGGTTACTACGGCCGGGAGTGTGACTGGTGGTCCGTAGGAGTATTTATCTATGAGTTGCTAGTTG GGGAAACTCCCTTCTATGCCGAGTCTTTGGTGGGGACCTATGGAAAGATCATGAACCACAAGAACTCCCTCATCTTCCCAGATGATGTAGAGATGTCTCAGGATGCCAAAGACCTCATCTGTGCCTTTCTTACTGACAG GAAGGTTCGTCTAGGCCGCACCGGAGTGGATGAGATAAAATGCCACCCCTTCTTCAAGAATGACCAGTGGACATTTGACAACATCCGAGAGA CTGTGGCCCCAGTTGTGCCAGAGTTGAGCAGTGACATTGACACCAGTAACTTTGACAACATAGAGCTTGATAAAGGAGATGTTGAGACCTTTTCTCCACCCAAAGCCTTTGTTGGCTACCAGTTACCATTTGTCGGCTTCACTTACTTCAAAGAGGACCA GCTTCTAAAGGGAAATAACAAGTGCTCAGTGGAGAATTTAGAAAACTGCAAGGAAAACTCTGAAAAAAAGGAGCATTGCTCAGAGAGTAAGAAAGAG CTGCAAGAAAAGATTAATCGTCTGGAGGAGCAGCTGGACCATGAGATGCAAGCCAAAGATGATCTGGAACACAAGTGCAA AAATGCAACTAACCGTTTAGACAAGCTGGTCAAAGAATTAGACAACGAG ATGAATAGCAGACAGAGAGTCGAAGCCTCACTGAGGCAGCTGGAGAGGGAGCGAGCGCTGCTGCAGCACCAGAGTACAGAGAATCTGCGTAAAGTGGAGATAGAGACTGACAGAAAACGCAGCTTGGAGAATGAAC TGAACAACCTGAGGGATCAGCTGGAAGATCTGAGGAAGAAGAACCAGAATTCCCATATCTCCAATGAGAAGAACATCCAGCTGCAGAAACAA CTCGAGGAGGCCAACACTCTGATTAAGGCTGAGCAAGAAGAGGCAGAGAGGTTGAAAAAGAGTCAAGCGGACTTACAGAAACAGGTTCAGAACCTGGAGGTCAGCCTCAGGGACCTGCAAGAAAAATGCAGCCAGCTGGAAAACACCAAGATGGAACTGGAAAAGCAGGTGATGGGGCTGCAGGCCGAGCTGGACGAGGAGAGAAGAGACCGAAACCTCGGGACAGAAACTATTACTGACCTACAGG GACAGGTTTCTGTTCTGGAAGAGGAGTTGAAAGAGGTTAAATCGACGCTGTCCACCATCCAGTCTGAAAAGAAGCAGCTACAAGTGAAGCTCAGTGACCTTGAGAAG GAAAAGAGCAACCAAGAGATTGACTTGACCTTCAAACTGAAGTCACTCCAGCAGAGCCTGGAGCAGGAGGAGGCAGAACACAAGGCCACTAGGGCCAAGCTCGCTGATAAGCACAAAATCTACCAGTCCATCGAGGAGGCCAAATCTGAGGCCTTAAAAG AGATGGAGTGTACCCTACAGGAGGAGCGAAGCTTGAAGCTGCAGTTGGAGAGTAAACTCCTACAGGTCGAAAAGAATCACTCCATGCTGGACTGTGACTACAAGCAGGCACAGCACaagctggaggagctgcaggcaCAAAAAGATAAGCTTTCAGAGGAG ataGAGAACCTCATCCTGCGCCTGGAGCAGGAAACCCAGAAGCGGAATCTGAGCCAGAATGATCTCAAGATGCAGAACCAGCAGATGTCTGTGCTCCGCTCCTCAGAGAAACAGCTCAAGCAGGAGCTCAACCACCTGCTGGACATGAAGCAGAACCTAGAGAAACAGAACCAGGAGCTTCGcag GGAGGCGCAGGTGGCTGATGGCCATCTGAAGGAAATGAAGGACCAATTGGAGGCAGAGCAATATTTCACG ACTCTGTACAAGACACAGATCCGTGAGCTGAAGGACGAGTGTGATGAGAAAAATAAGCTTTACCAGGAGTCTCAGCAACAGCTGGCAGAATATCAAGACGAGAG GGAATCGCTGGCGGCCCAGCTGGAAGACAGCTTGACAAAGGCGGACTCCGAGCAGCTGGCCCGCTCCATCGCCGAGGAGCAGTACTCTAATCTGGAGAAGGAGAAAATCATGAAGGAGCTGGAAATCAAAGACATGATGGCGAGACACAAACAGGAGCTCAGCGAGAAGGAGGCCACCATCAGCTCG CTGGAAGAGTCCAATCGCACTCTGACGGTGGACGTAGCAAACCTTGCCAGTGAGAAAGAAGAGCTGAACAACCAGCTGAAGGAAATGCAGCAAC AGCTTCATAAAGccaaggaggaggagaagcagtTGAACTCACTCAAACTGTCCTTTGAAAAGCATCTGCAGAATGAAAGAACACTGAAAATTCAG gcCGTCAACAAGCTGGCTGAGGTGATGAACAGGAGGGAGACGGTGCGGGGAGGTCACCGAACCATCGACACTGAGGTGCAcaggaaggagaaggagaacaggaagctgcagctggagctcagagcagagaaggagaaactcAACAGCACCATCTTCAAATACCAGAAAGAGCTGATGGAGATGCAGGCG GTGATAGCAGAAGAGAACCAGGTGCGTCAGGAGCTTCAGATGGCGCTGGACAGCAAAGACAGCGACATTGAGCAGCTTCGTTCCCAGCTCACCACCCTCAGCGTTCACTCTCTTGACTCCACCAGCATCAGCAGTGGCAATGACTTGGACATAAGTGACGGCTATCCAG TGCGCATTACTCACTCACGCACCTCGGAATCAATGTCATTCACCTACCAGCGCACACACAAATCTGTCTGCGTCGACACCCGGCCTAACCTTCACTCGGCTCGTCCTCTCTTTGACTCTGACTCTGAGGATGAAGAGTGTGACGGACAGGTGGAGCAGGGCCACCGTCCTTTGGCCCTCACCTACGAACAGCCCACTGACACTGAATCTGCAG ACTCCAGATTGGAGGGCTGGATTTCACTTCCCACCAAGAACACAAAGCGGTTTGGCTGGGACAAAAAA TACGTAGTGGTGAGCAGTAAAAAGATCCTGTTTTATAACAGTGAACTGGACCGAGAGCAGGCCAACCCTTTCATGACCCTGGAAATTGA TAAGCTGTTTCATGTCAGACCCGTCACCCAAACTGATGTGTACCGTGCAGACGCCCGAGAAATTCAGAGGATATTCCAG ATTCTGTATGCCAATGAAGGCGAGAGTAAACGTGAACAAGAGGTTGTAGTCGAGCCCACGCCGTTTAGTGATCGCCCGTCCTACATCAGCCACAAGGGCCACGAGTTCATTCTCACGCTCTATCACTTCCCCTCGAGCTGTGAGGTCTGCACTCGGCCCCTGTGGAATGTCTTCAAGCCCCCTCCGGCCCTCGAGTGCCGCTGCTGCCACACTAAGTACCACAAAGACCACCTGGACAGAATGGAGGAAGTTATTGTGCCTTGCAAGG TGAACTATGATATGTCCACTGCCAAAGAGCTGCTTCTGCTGACCAACTCTCCGGAGGAGCAGCAGCGTTGGGTCAGTCACCTTCTCAAACGCATCCCGAAGAAAAACCCAACGATGAGTTCACCACCTGCAGGACACAGCAGCCCCCCTGAAGCAGCGTTGCTTTCCTCTCCGCGGATCTCGCCGCGACCATCACCCAGGAGTTCACCTCAAATGGCTTCCCATCGTGGAGCCATTAAGATCCAGTCCACCCGACAGCAGCAGTCATCAGGGAAGACCAG ttaa
- the LOC137102373 gene encoding rho-associated protein kinase 2-like isoform X4 encodes MLGAESRLESRLQKLESLVRNPQSALNLETLLDSVNALAHDLNYPVLRKNKNIEAFLNRYEKAVDQLRELQVKLEDFEKVKLIGRGAYGEVQLVRHKASQKVYAMKKLSKFEMIKRSDSAFFWEERHIMAFSNSPWIVQLCCAFQDDRHLYMVMEFMAGGDLVTLTMNYDIPEKWACFYTAEVVLALDAIHSMGFIHRDVKPDNMLLDQQGHLKLADFGTCMRMDTTGMVRCDTAVGTPDYISPEVLQSQGGEGYYGRECDWWSVGVFIYELLVGETPFYAESLVGTYGKIMNHKNSLIFPDDVEMSQDAKDLICAFLTDRKVRLGRTGVDEIKCHPFFKNDQWTFDNIRETVAPVVPELSSDIDTSNFDNIELDKGDVETFSPPKAFVGYQLPFVGFTYFKEDQLLKGNNKCSVENLENCKENSEKKEHCSESKKELQEKINRLEEQLDHEMQAKDDLEHKCKNATNRLDKLVKELDNEMNSRQRVEASLRQLERERALLQHQSTENLRKVEIETDRKRSLENELNNLRDQLEDLRKKNQNSHISNEKNIQLQKQLEEANTLIKAEQEEAERLKKSQADLQKQVQNLEVSLRDLQEKCSQLENTKMELEKQVMGLQAELDEERRDRNLGTETITDLQGQVSVLEEELKEVKSTLSTIQSEKKQLQVKLSDLEKEKSNQEIDLTFKLKSLQQSLEQEEAEHKATRAKLADKHKIYQSIEEAKSEALKEMECTLQEERSLKLQLESKLLQVEKNHSMLDCDYKQAQHKLEELQAQKDKLSEEIENLILRLEQETQKRNLSQNDLKMQNQQMSVLRSSEKQLKQELNHLLDMKQNLEKQNQELRREAQVADGHLKEMKDQLEAEQYFTTLYKTQIRELKDECDEKNKLYQESQQQLAEYQDERESLAAQLEDSLTKADSEQLARSIAEEQYSNLEKEKIMKELEIKDMMARHKQELSEKEATISSLEESNRTLTVDVANLASEKEELNNQLKEMQQQLHKAKEEEKQLNSLKLSFEKHLQNERTLKIQAVNKLAEVMNRRETVRGGHRTIDTEVHRKEKENRKLQLELRAEKEKLNSTIFKYQKELMEMQAVIAEENQVRQELQMALDSKDSDIEQLRSQLTTLSVHSLDSTSISSGNDLDISDGYPDSRLEGWISLPTKNTKRFGWDKKYVVVSSKKILFYNSELDREQANPFMTLEIDKLFHVRPVTQTDVYRADAREIQRIFQILYANEGESKREQEVVVEPTPFSDRPSYISHKGHEFILTLYHFPSSCEVCTRPLWNVFKPPPALECRCCHTKYHKDHLDRMEEVIVPCKVNYDMSTAKELLLLTNSPEEQQRWVSHLLKRIPKKNPTMSSPPAGHSSPPEAALLSSPRISPRPSPRSSPQMASHRGAIKIQSTRQQQSSGKTRLLELGLKDWSWSLDDVAIDDDDDDMFF; translated from the exons ACGAAAAGGCGGTGGATCAGCTGCGAGAGCTGCAGGTGAAGCTCGAGGACTTTGAAAAGGTTAAGCTGATCGGGAGGGGAGCCTATGGAGAAGTGCAGCTG GTCCGTCACAAGGCCTCTCAGAAAGTTTATGCCATGAAGAAGCTCAGCAAGTTCGAAATGATCAAAAGGTCGGACTCTGCCTTCTTCTGGGAGGAGAGGCACATCATGGCCTTTTCTAACAGCCCCTGGATTGTCCAG CTGTGCTGTGCTTTCCAAGACGACCGGCACCTCTATATGGTGATGGAGTTCATGGCAGGAGGTGACTTGGTTACACTCACCATGAACTATGACATACCAGAAAAATGGGCTTGTTTCTACACTGCTGAAGTAGTGCTGGCGCTGGACGCTATCCACTCCATGGGCTTCATCCACCGCGACGTTAAACCTGACAACATGCTGCTGGACCAACAGGGACACCTCAAGCTGGCAGACTTTGGCACATGCATGAGGATGGACACA ACAGGCATGGTGCGCTGCGACACAGCTGTAGGCACACCAGACTACATCTCCCCAGAGGTGCTGCAGTCTCAGGGTGGTGAAGGTTACTACGGCCGGGAGTGTGACTGGTGGTCCGTAGGAGTATTTATCTATGAGTTGCTAGTTG GGGAAACTCCCTTCTATGCCGAGTCTTTGGTGGGGACCTATGGAAAGATCATGAACCACAAGAACTCCCTCATCTTCCCAGATGATGTAGAGATGTCTCAGGATGCCAAAGACCTCATCTGTGCCTTTCTTACTGACAG GAAGGTTCGTCTAGGCCGCACCGGAGTGGATGAGATAAAATGCCACCCCTTCTTCAAGAATGACCAGTGGACATTTGACAACATCCGAGAGA CTGTGGCCCCAGTTGTGCCAGAGTTGAGCAGTGACATTGACACCAGTAACTTTGACAACATAGAGCTTGATAAAGGAGATGTTGAGACCTTTTCTCCACCCAAAGCCTTTGTTGGCTACCAGTTACCATTTGTCGGCTTCACTTACTTCAAAGAGGACCA GCTTCTAAAGGGAAATAACAAGTGCTCAGTGGAGAATTTAGAAAACTGCAAGGAAAACTCTGAAAAAAAGGAGCATTGCTCAGAGAGTAAGAAAGAG CTGCAAGAAAAGATTAATCGTCTGGAGGAGCAGCTGGACCATGAGATGCAAGCCAAAGATGATCTGGAACACAAGTGCAA AAATGCAACTAACCGTTTAGACAAGCTGGTCAAAGAATTAGACAACGAG ATGAATAGCAGACAGAGAGTCGAAGCCTCACTGAGGCAGCTGGAGAGGGAGCGAGCGCTGCTGCAGCACCAGAGTACAGAGAATCTGCGTAAAGTGGAGATAGAGACTGACAGAAAACGCAGCTTGGAGAATGAAC TGAACAACCTGAGGGATCAGCTGGAAGATCTGAGGAAGAAGAACCAGAATTCCCATATCTCCAATGAGAAGAACATCCAGCTGCAGAAACAA CTCGAGGAGGCCAACACTCTGATTAAGGCTGAGCAAGAAGAGGCAGAGAGGTTGAAAAAGAGTCAAGCGGACTTACAGAAACAGGTTCAGAACCTGGAGGTCAGCCTCAGGGACCTGCAAGAAAAATGCAGCCAGCTGGAAAACACCAAGATGGAACTGGAAAAGCAGGTGATGGGGCTGCAGGCCGAGCTGGACGAGGAGAGAAGAGACCGAAACCTCGGGACAGAAACTATTACTGACCTACAGG GACAGGTTTCTGTTCTGGAAGAGGAGTTGAAAGAGGTTAAATCGACGCTGTCCACCATCCAGTCTGAAAAGAAGCAGCTACAAGTGAAGCTCAGTGACCTTGAGAAG GAAAAGAGCAACCAAGAGATTGACTTGACCTTCAAACTGAAGTCACTCCAGCAGAGCCTGGAGCAGGAGGAGGCAGAACACAAGGCCACTAGGGCCAAGCTCGCTGATAAGCACAAAATCTACCAGTCCATCGAGGAGGCCAAATCTGAGGCCTTAAAAG AGATGGAGTGTACCCTACAGGAGGAGCGAAGCTTGAAGCTGCAGTTGGAGAGTAAACTCCTACAGGTCGAAAAGAATCACTCCATGCTGGACTGTGACTACAAGCAGGCACAGCACaagctggaggagctgcaggcaCAAAAAGATAAGCTTTCAGAGGAG ataGAGAACCTCATCCTGCGCCTGGAGCAGGAAACCCAGAAGCGGAATCTGAGCCAGAATGATCTCAAGATGCAGAACCAGCAGATGTCTGTGCTCCGCTCCTCAGAGAAACAGCTCAAGCAGGAGCTCAACCACCTGCTGGACATGAAGCAGAACCTAGAGAAACAGAACCAGGAGCTTCGcag GGAGGCGCAGGTGGCTGATGGCCATCTGAAGGAAATGAAGGACCAATTGGAGGCAGAGCAATATTTCACG ACTCTGTACAAGACACAGATCCGTGAGCTGAAGGACGAGTGTGATGAGAAAAATAAGCTTTACCAGGAGTCTCAGCAACAGCTGGCAGAATATCAAGACGAGAG GGAATCGCTGGCGGCCCAGCTGGAAGACAGCTTGACAAAGGCGGACTCCGAGCAGCTGGCCCGCTCCATCGCCGAGGAGCAGTACTCTAATCTGGAGAAGGAGAAAATCATGAAGGAGCTGGAAATCAAAGACATGATGGCGAGACACAAACAGGAGCTCAGCGAGAAGGAGGCCACCATCAGCTCG CTGGAAGAGTCCAATCGCACTCTGACGGTGGACGTAGCAAACCTTGCCAGTGAGAAAGAAGAGCTGAACAACCAGCTGAAGGAAATGCAGCAAC AGCTTCATAAAGccaaggaggaggagaagcagtTGAACTCACTCAAACTGTCCTTTGAAAAGCATCTGCAGAATGAAAGAACACTGAAAATTCAG gcCGTCAACAAGCTGGCTGAGGTGATGAACAGGAGGGAGACGGTGCGGGGAGGTCACCGAACCATCGACACTGAGGTGCAcaggaaggagaaggagaacaggaagctgcagctggagctcagagcagagaaggagaaactcAACAGCACCATCTTCAAATACCAGAAAGAGCTGATGGAGATGCAGGCG GTGATAGCAGAAGAGAACCAGGTGCGTCAGGAGCTTCAGATGGCGCTGGACAGCAAAGACAGCGACATTGAGCAGCTTCGTTCCCAGCTCACCACCCTCAGCGTTCACTCTCTTGACTCCACCAGCATCAGCAGTGGCAATGACTTGGACATAAGTGACGGCTATCCAG ACTCCAGATTGGAGGGCTGGATTTCACTTCCCACCAAGAACACAAAGCGGTTTGGCTGGGACAAAAAA TACGTAGTGGTGAGCAGTAAAAAGATCCTGTTTTATAACAGTGAACTGGACCGAGAGCAGGCCAACCCTTTCATGACCCTGGAAATTGA TAAGCTGTTTCATGTCAGACCCGTCACCCAAACTGATGTGTACCGTGCAGACGCCCGAGAAATTCAGAGGATATTCCAG ATTCTGTATGCCAATGAAGGCGAGAGTAAACGTGAACAAGAGGTTGTAGTCGAGCCCACGCCGTTTAGTGATCGCCCGTCCTACATCAGCCACAAGGGCCACGAGTTCATTCTCACGCTCTATCACTTCCCCTCGAGCTGTGAGGTCTGCACTCGGCCCCTGTGGAATGTCTTCAAGCCCCCTCCGGCCCTCGAGTGCCGCTGCTGCCACACTAAGTACCACAAAGACCACCTGGACAGAATGGAGGAAGTTATTGTGCCTTGCAAGG TGAACTATGATATGTCCACTGCCAAAGAGCTGCTTCTGCTGACCAACTCTCCGGAGGAGCAGCAGCGTTGGGTCAGTCACCTTCTCAAACGCATCCCGAAGAAAAACCCAACGATGAGTTCACCACCTGCAGGACACAGCAGCCCCCCTGAAGCAGCGTTGCTTTCCTCTCCGCGGATCTCGCCGCGACCATCACCCAGGAGTTCACCTCAAATGGCTTCCCATCGTGGAGCCATTAAGATCCAGTCCACCCGACAGCAGCAGTCATCAGGGAAGACCAG ATTGCTTGAGCTTGGCCTGAAAGACTGGAGTTGGTCGTTGGATGATGTCGctattgatgatgatgatgatgatatgtTCTTCTGA